The following is a genomic window from Sporolituus thermophilus DSM 23256.
TAGTTTGGATTAATAGGCGGCTTAGAGCCGCCTATTTTGCCAGAACAGGAAGAAGCCATGAAACATTATATTATTCCAATTTTCATTCCGCACTATGGCTGCCATCACCGCTGCATATTTTGCAATCAACAGAAAATTACCGGGATAGAGGTGCCGGTTACTGCCCAGGAAGTAGACAAGATTATCGCTAGCCATTTAGCTCGTCTTACTTTGCCGCGTTATGTGGAAGTAGCTTATTACGGTGGCAGTTTTACGGCTCTATCACCGGCGATGCAGCGTGCCCTGCTGCAGCCGGCCAGCGAAGCTTTATGCAATGGCCGTATACAGGCTATCCGGGTATCCACACGGCCAGACTGCATCAGTTCGGAAATTGTCGATAATCTTGTCCGTTTTGGCGTCAGTACCATTGAATTAGGGGTTCAGTCGTTGGATGACGCTGTTTTGGCTGCTGCGGCAAGAGGTCATGACGTCGCCACGGTCGTTAAGGCGGTACAAATCATTAAGGCGGCCGGTGTTACTTGCGGTCTCCAACTGATGCCAGGACTTCCGGGAGAAGACTGGTCAAGCCTGTTGCGCACTGCCATTGCTGTCGGGCGGCTTTCGCCGGCTTTTGTCCGCATTTATCCTGCAGTTGTTATCACCGATACGGAGCTTGCCGCTTTATACCGCCGTGGACAATATATACCGCTTACATTAGACGAGGCCGTGCGCCGGTCTGCCTTTTTAAAACTGTATTTTGAAAGCCGTAATATTCAGGTAGTGCGCGTTGGCTTACAGGCGACCGAGGAACTTTCCAGCACGGACACGGTGCTTGCCGGTCCGTTTCATCCAGCCTTTGGCGAAATGGTTGAAAGCCGCCTCTTTTATTATATGTTAGTCTCTTTTTTGGAAACATACGGCAAGTACCCAGCCGATACGTTTGTAATCCATCATCATCCGCGTGACCACTCAAAAGTACGGGGTGTAGCAAGAGCAAATATTACCTTGCTTCGCACCCGTTATCAGCTTGGGCGGATAGTATTGCGGGCGGATGGACAAATACCAGGTGAACTTATTATCGAAACAAACCAAAAAAGATATCATTTAAATAAGCTTATGTTGCTTAATACATGAAAATCCCAAAGCAGGAATTTTTAGGAAGGGTGCGGAATATTTTGTAGCATAAGCCCTTACACCAAAGGAGGTTGCGTAATGGAAGTGCTTAAAGTATCCGCACAATCAAATCCCAAATCTGTAGCAGGCGCCCTTGCTGCTGTCCTCAGAGAGAAAGGTTCCGCCGAGGTGCAAGCGGTAGGCGCGGGGGCAGTCAATCAGGCCATTAAGGCGGTAGCCATTGCCCGTGGCTTTGTCGCTCCGAATGGCATTGATCTTGTTACCATTCCTGCTTTTGCGGAGATTTCCATCGACGGAGAAGAACGTACAGCTATCCGGTTTATCGTTGAACCTCGCTAATATCGATATGAAACGTTGTTTTGAGCCTGTTTGCTCTACCGCAAACAGGTTTTTTATTGTGCAATATGATGCACCGTGTTACAATTTTGGTGTAATTTGAAAATGTAGGTGATTGGGTTTGCTTTTACGCAAACTGGAATTATACGGTTTTAAATCCTTTGCCGATAAAACGGAAGTGGAATTTGGGCCTGGGATTACGGCAATCGTTGGCCCGAACGGCAGCGGAAAAAGTAATATTACCGATGCTATTCGCTGGGCGCTCGGAGAACAGAATATCCGCAACTTACGGGGCGCTAAGGTGGAGGACGTTATTTTTGCCGGTAGCGCCAAACGCCGTCCTCTTGGTGTTGCTGAGGTTTCACTCGTCTTCGATAATAGTTCCGGAACTTTACCGCTTGATTTTAACGAAGTGACAATTACCCGCCGGGTTTATCGCTCCGGTGACAGTGAATATTTTATTAATAAAGCGCCTTGCCGCCTAAAGGACATCCATGAACTTCTTTTTGATGTTGGAATAGGTCGGGATTCTCTGTCGGTGATCGGCCAAAACAAGATTGACGAGGTACTAAACGCTAAAGCGGAAGAGCGGCGACTGTTTTTTGAAGAAGCGGCCGGAATTACCAAGTATAAACACCGCAAACGCGAAGCTCTTCGTAAACTGGAGGAGACAGAGCAAAATTTAGTACGCGTCAACGACTTAATCGCTGAAATCCATAATCAGCTTGGCCCGCTGGCTGAAAGTGCGGAGCGAACAAAACGCTACAACGCTCTTCGGCAGGAATTGATTTCTTGTCAGGTTACAGTGCTGCTGGACCGTTTGGAACGGGCAGCCAAAATGGCGGAGAGCGCCCGGTTGGAACAGGAGACCCTAACCGAGCAGGAAGTAGCTGCTGCCGCCCAATTGTCAGTACGTGAAGCGGAAAAAGAGCGTTTAACCGATGAAATTAACCGGTACAGCGAGCAACAAACTATTCTTGAACAGCAAATTAGCCAGGCGGCAACAGAGTTGGAACGGATTGACGGCAAAATGGCCGTTCTCAGGGAACGTATCGAACAGGGACACCGGTCGGGTGAGCGGATAGCACGGGAGATTGCTCGTCTGGGAGACACTGCGCAAGGCCTTGACGCCAAAATAGCGTTGCTAAAAAATAGCTTAGCTGTTAAGGAAGCTCAATTAGCCGCTGTTAAAGAAACATTAGCCACCAGTAACACGAATTACGAAAAGTTGGTCATTGATATTCAGCAGGCCGAACAGGAGCTAGAGCAAGGCAAGGAGCAGACATTCGTTCACATCCAGCAATTAGTGGACGAGCGGAATAAACTGCGCTTAATGGAACGTGACCTGGCAAAACTTGCTGCCCGCCGGGACAGCCTAACCACTGAACGACAGGGCTACTTAGACCAATTGACCAAAGCCGAAGAACAGCGGCAGGGTTTGACCGCCGAGCGTGACCGGTTAACCCAACAAATCAGTATTTGTAAAGAACGAATCATAGTATTGAAGAATGAAAAAGAAAATTGGGAACGACAGCTGCAGGCCTTCATACGGATGCAGCAAAGCATGCAGGCGGAAAGAGATGAACTAAGATCTAGGTTTAAAATATTAACAGGAATGCAACAGGATTATGAAGGTTTCTCCCGCGGGATAAAAAGCCTGCTCAAGACAGATGCGCCATGGCGGCGTCACATTCACGGGGCAGTGGCGGAAGTAATAGGGGTGGCTCGGCCATATCTTACGGCAATCGAAGTTGCATTAGGCGGAGCGCTTCAGCATATCATTACCGACGATGATGAAACGGCTAAACTAGCTATTGCCTTTTTAAAAACGCATAATCTTGGTCGGGCTACTTTTCTGCCGCTGAATACCATAAGACCTTCCTCACCCCGGCCGGCGGAAATTGCCGCCGCCAAGGCCAAAGGTGCCATCGGTTTGGCGGCCTCACTGGTGGATTGTGCACCTATCTATCGTCCTGTTATCGACTTTTTGCTGGGACATACAGTAGTTGCGGAAACCCTTGACGCGGCCGTTAAAATTGCGAAGGAGCAGTCTTTTACCGTTCGACTGGTAACACTTGACGGTCAGCAGGTTAACCCCGGCGGTACTCTTACCGGTGGGAGTACGACCAAAAAAGAAAATAGTTTTTTGGGGCGCAGCCACGAAATTGAGAAGATTAAGGAGCGACTGGCCGAAATGGATCAGCGCCTGGCGGCGCAGCAGGCACAAGCCGCGGCGGCCCGCACTGAAGTTGAGCGGTTGGCTGCCGAAATCGTGGCTATCCAACACGAAATTCAGGAAAAAGAGGTGCGGCTGGCCGAGGTAGCTGTTCATTTTGAAACAGTGTGCGCCAATGCGGCGCGCCTACGTCTGGCCGTGCAGACAATTGAGCAAGAAATGGAGACTAACGAGGCTGAGCAGCAGGAACTGACCCAAAACGTTAAGCATTTAGAGACCGGGATTGCGCTTATGGAAAGCCGCGACAGCCAGCGGAAAGAGACCATGGTACGCCTGCAGCAGGAGCTAAAAAAACTACAGGAACAAAAGGAAAAGCTGCTTGCTGATCTTGCGGAACACAGAGTACAACTCACTGCTCTTGAACAGGATATTCATACCGGGCGGGCAACCTGCTTACAATATGAGCAGGATAAGGGGGAGATAGACAAACAGCTCCAAAATCTGCGGGTTGAGCAAACCCTCATGGCCGACCAAATTGCCCGCGCCGGGGCAGAGATTGATACATTGACTGTAGCTCGCCTAAAGCGATCAGCCGAAAAGCGCGAATGGGAGCGGCAGCGTCAGGAAACGGCCCAGACCAAAGTCAATCTGCTGGCGGAGCTCCAAAGAGTGGACAAGGATATCCGCGAACTTCGGCGTAAACACCAGGAACTAAGAAATCGTCTGCATGATGTTTCGCTGATAGCTGCCAAATATAATTATGAGATTGCCCACTGTCAAGAACAATTGCAGGATAGTTGTTCCTTATCGGTTGAAGAGGCCGTAGCGCTGCGACGGAATGAGCCACCTGAAGTGATAGAAGGTATCATTCACCGGCTTGAAATGGAGATAGCGGCCATTGGTCCGGTAAATCCGGCTGCAATTGAGGAATATAACCGGCTAAATCAACGGTACAATTTTTATCAAAGCCAAAGTCAGGACTTAATTGCAGCCAAAGAGTATTTAACATCGGTCATTAATCAGATTGATGATACGATGGCCAAGCAGTTTAAAGCTGCTTTTTCGGCTATCAACCATTACTTTGGCGAGATTTTTACCCGTTTATTTGGCGGGGGCAAGGCTGAGCTGGTATTGCAACAGCCTGATGACATTCTGAATACCGGTATTGACGTTATTGCTCAGCCGCCGGGGAAAAAACTGCAAAATCTGGCCTTGCTTTCCGGCGGTGAACGGGCACTTACTGTTATTGCTTTATTATTTGCCTTTTTAACCTACCGACCATCGCCTTTTTGTGTAGTCGACGAAATTGATGCCGCTCTTGATGAAGCAAATGTGCAGCGGTTCAGTGAATTTCTCCGTGATTATAAAGGCAAAACGCAGTTTATCGTAGTTACGCATCGCAAGGGAACTATGGAATTTGCTGATATCATGCAAGGAGTAACCATGGAGGAGTCAGGAGTATCGCGGCTAGTATCTGTAAAATTCATGGATAAGGCGGGTTAGTGAAAGGGGGAAATATGATCATGGGCTTTTTTGACAAGTTAAAGGCAGGATTGGAAAAAACCCGTAAAAACTTTACAGAAAAAATTGAGCAACTCATCACTGGCTATGCTAAAATTGACGACGAGTTTCTCGATGAATTAGAGGCGGTATTATTGTCTGCCGATGTTGGCATTAAAACAACTGCAATGCTTATTAAGGACATCCGGCAGGCTATAAAAAACCGCGAAATTGAAACGCCGGAGCAGCTTAAACCGGTGCTACGGGAACGGTTATGCGCCGTTTTGTCCGAAGGATGGACGGGCATGCGGCTGGCACCCGAGCCGCCAACAGTAATTTTGGTGGTGGGCGTAAATGGTGTAGGTAAGACAACGACTATTGGTAAACTTGGCAATTATTATCGGCAATTAGGCTTGAAAGTGCTTTTGGCGGCTGGTGATACGTTCCGCGCGGCCGCTATTGATCAACTGGAGATATGGGGTCAGCGCATCGGTGCTGAAGTTATAAAACACAGTGAAGGATCTGACCCGGCAGCGGTTGCTTTTGACGCCGTACAAGCAGCCAAAGCCCGTAAGGCCGAAATTGTCATAATCGATACGGCGGGACGCTTGCATACCAAATCAAACCTCATGGAAGAACTAAAGAAGATACGCCGCGTTATCGCCCGCGAGATTCCGGATGCGCCCCATGAAACCCTGTTGGTTCTTGATGCGACTACCGGGCAAAACGCCATTAGCCAGGCAAAATTATTTGGCGAGGCGACAGGTGTTACTGGCGTAGTGTTAACTAAACTTGACGGTACGGCCAAGGGTGGAGTTGTAGTTGCAATAAAGTCTGAACTTGGTCTTCCGGTTAAGTGGGTTGGTGTGGGCGAAGGCGTAAACGATTTGCGTCCTTTCAACGCTCAGGATTTTGCCGCTGCTTTGTTTACTGACAAGTAGATATGCTTGACATATCTACTCTTTTTTTATATAATCTGGTTGTAAAGGTTTTTTCCTTGCCAGCAAGAAGGTGGCATGGTATGCTAGATAAGGTATTGCGTATTGGGGTGCTATACGATTACTATGGTGCCCTGCTTACTGACCGGCAGAAAGAGTGTCTGGAGATGCATTATTTTCAAGACTATTCGCTGTCGGAAATTGCTGAAGAATTTAACGTTTCCCGCCAAGCGGTTCATGATATATTGCGGCGGACTGAGCTGATACTGGAAGAATTTGAAACAAAGCTACGCTTGGTGGAGCGGCGTCAGACTGAGCAAAAACAGATCCGCCAGGCATACGAACTATTAAATGGTTTGCCGTCTGAGGTTTTGCAACAGCCCCAAGTTAGCAAGGCGCTGGAAATTCTGGAACGTTTGCTGGAAACATGAAGGGGGTGGGAGTATGGTGTTTGAAGGATTGGCAGACAAGCTGCAGCAGACTTTTAAAAAGCTCCGCGGGCGTGGAAAACTGACCGAAAGTGATGTCAGCGAGGCGCTGCGCGAGGTACGAATGGCTCTGCTGGAAGCTGATGTCAACTTTAAGGTGGCCAAAGACTTTGTTGCCAGGGTTAAAGAACGCGCGGTAGGACAAGAAGTGATTGCCAGCCTTACACCGGCCCAACATGTAATCAAAATCGTTTATGAAGAGCTTACCCAACTGATGGGGGGGACACAAAGCCGAATTACCATTTCTTCACGTCCCCCTACGGTCGTAATGCTGGTAGGCCTGCAGGGCGCCGGCAAGACGACGACGGCAGGCAAGCTTGCCCATCTGCTTAAAAAACAAAACAAACGTCCGCTTCTGGTTGCAGCCGACATTTATCGTCCGGCTGCCATTAAGCAACTACAAGTATTGGGAGAAAAACTGGAACTTCCCGTTTTTACGCTTGGCGACAAGGAAAACCCGGTTCGTATTGCCCAAAAGGCGATTGAATACGCCCTATCGCATGCGCGGGATATTGTCATTATTGATACGGCCGGTCGTCTTCATATCAACGAACAGTTGATGGATGAACTAAAAGCAATTAAAAATACGGTAAAACCACACGAAATTTTGTTGGTTGTTGATGCGATGACCGGTCAGGACGCCGTTACGGTGGCGGAAACCTTTAATGAACAACTCGGCATCGATGGTGTAATTCTGACTAAACTGGACGGCGATGCCCGCGGCGGTGCAGCGCTGTCGGTAAGGGCAGTAACCGGACGACCCATTAAATATGTAGGGATGGGCGAAAAGCTTGATGCCCTTGAGCCTTTTTACCCAGACCGAATGGCTTCGCGGATCTTGGGGATGGGCGATGTTTTAAGTCTTATTGAAAAGGCGGAAGAAGCCATCAATCTGGAACAGGCCAGAGAGATGGAAAAGAAAATCCGCAAAGAGGAATTTACGCTTGATGACTTTTTAGATCAACTACAGCAACTGAAAAAACTGGGACCGCTTGATCAGCTGCTTAGCATGCTTCCTGGTATGGGCAATCTAAAAAAGCTACATGGATTGGAATTAGATGAAAAAGAAATCAAACATGTAGAAGCCATCATTCGTTCAATGACGAAAAAAGAGCGACGTGATCCCTCGATTATTAATGGCAGCCGACGTAAACGCATTGCCATGGGCAGCGGCACTAAGGTTCAGGACGTAAACCGTCTGCTGAAGCAATTTGCCGAAGCGAAAAAGATGATGAAACGGCTGCAGGAAATGCAGAAGACGGGCAAGAAAGGTTTTAAATTGCCTTTCATGCGTTAATTATAAGAGCGCTGTAGCTTTTAACTATACTGCAAAGGAGGTGATTTCATGGCAGTAAAAATTCGTTTGAAACGTATGGGTGCTAAGAAAAGCCCTTTCTATCGCATTGTGGTTGCCGATGCCCGTTCGCCGCGCGATGGGCGTTTTATCGAGACTCTGGGTCACTATGACTCTACGACCGAACCAGCGACCATCAAAGTCGACGAAGAGAAAGCTATCGACTGGCTGCAAAAAGGCGCCCAGCCGACGGAAACGGTCAAGGCACTGTTCAGCAAAGCCGGTGTCCTGAAAAAGTGGGACGAAATTAAGCGTTCCAAGAAAGAGGCTCAACAATAATGAAAGAGTTGGTAGAAGTTATCGCCAAAGCGCTGGTAAATAATCCGGACCAGGTCAGCGTTACAGCGGCCGAAGGCGCTAACTCCACCGTTTACGAGTTACGAGTAGCTTCTGAAGATATGGGGAAAATTATCGGTAAACAAGGCCGTATCGCCAAGGCTATTCGCACGGTGGTAAAGGCCGCCGCCACCCGGGAAAATAAGAAGGCAACCGTTGAAATCGTATAAGGGGTGGGTCCATGATGGACAGCATTACGCTCAAGTGTCCGATTACCATTAAGGCCAAAGTAACTGAGGAGTTAAAAAGCCGTTTGGCTGCGGAAATTCAGGATGCGATAAAGAAAGCCGACATGGAATTGCAACAAATAGAGTTCCATGCCAAACGTCTAATGGCCGAGCAAGCTAAACAGGATGCGCAAGGACTTGTGGCCTTAAGGCAGCAGATCGATGCCGAACGTCAGAAACGCATCGAATTTAAAAACCATATGCTGGAAAG
Proteins encoded in this region:
- a CDS encoding elongator complex protein 3: MKHYIIPIFIPHYGCHHRCIFCNQQKITGIEVPVTAQEVDKIIASHLARLTLPRYVEVAYYGGSFTALSPAMQRALLQPASEALCNGRIQAIRVSTRPDCISSEIVDNLVRFGVSTIELGVQSLDDAVLAAAARGHDVATVVKAVQIIKAAGVTCGLQLMPGLPGEDWSSLLRTAIAVGRLSPAFVRIYPAVVITDTELAALYRRGQYIPLTLDEAVRRSAFLKLYFESRNIQVVRVGLQATEELSSTDTVLAGPFHPAFGEMVESRLFYYMLVSFLETYGKYPADTFVIHHHPRDHSKVRGVARANITLLRTRYQLGRIVLRADGQIPGELIIETNQKRYHLNKLMLLNT
- a CDS encoding stage V sporulation protein S, coding for MEVLKVSAQSNPKSVAGALAAVLREKGSAEVQAVGAGAVNQAIKAVAIARGFVAPNGIDLVTIPAFAEISIDGEERTAIRFIVEPR
- the smc gene encoding chromosome segregation protein SMC; protein product: MLLRKLELYGFKSFADKTEVEFGPGITAIVGPNGSGKSNITDAIRWALGEQNIRNLRGAKVEDVIFAGSAKRRPLGVAEVSLVFDNSSGTLPLDFNEVTITRRVYRSGDSEYFINKAPCRLKDIHELLFDVGIGRDSLSVIGQNKIDEVLNAKAEERRLFFEEAAGITKYKHRKREALRKLEETEQNLVRVNDLIAEIHNQLGPLAESAERTKRYNALRQELISCQVTVLLDRLERAAKMAESARLEQETLTEQEVAAAAQLSVREAEKERLTDEINRYSEQQTILEQQISQAATELERIDGKMAVLRERIEQGHRSGERIAREIARLGDTAQGLDAKIALLKNSLAVKEAQLAAVKETLATSNTNYEKLVIDIQQAEQELEQGKEQTFVHIQQLVDERNKLRLMERDLAKLAARRDSLTTERQGYLDQLTKAEEQRQGLTAERDRLTQQISICKERIIVLKNEKENWERQLQAFIRMQQSMQAERDELRSRFKILTGMQQDYEGFSRGIKSLLKTDAPWRRHIHGAVAEVIGVARPYLTAIEVALGGALQHIITDDDETAKLAIAFLKTHNLGRATFLPLNTIRPSSPRPAEIAAAKAKGAIGLAASLVDCAPIYRPVIDFLLGHTVVAETLDAAVKIAKEQSFTVRLVTLDGQQVNPGGTLTGGSTTKKENSFLGRSHEIEKIKERLAEMDQRLAAQQAQAAAARTEVERLAAEIVAIQHEIQEKEVRLAEVAVHFETVCANAARLRLAVQTIEQEMETNEAEQQELTQNVKHLETGIALMESRDSQRKETMVRLQQELKKLQEQKEKLLADLAEHRVQLTALEQDIHTGRATCLQYEQDKGEIDKQLQNLRVEQTLMADQIARAGAEIDTLTVARLKRSAEKREWERQRQETAQTKVNLLAELQRVDKDIRELRRKHQELRNRLHDVSLIAAKYNYEIAHCQEQLQDSCSLSVEEAVALRRNEPPEVIEGIIHRLEMEIAAIGPVNPAAIEEYNRLNQRYNFYQSQSQDLIAAKEYLTSVINQIDDTMAKQFKAAFSAINHYFGEIFTRLFGGGKAELVLQQPDDILNTGIDVIAQPPGKKLQNLALLSGGERALTVIALLFAFLTYRPSPFCVVDEIDAALDEANVQRFSEFLRDYKGKTQFIVVTHRKGTMEFADIMQGVTMEESGVSRLVSVKFMDKAG
- the ftsY gene encoding signal recognition particle-docking protein FtsY, with the protein product MGFFDKLKAGLEKTRKNFTEKIEQLITGYAKIDDEFLDELEAVLLSADVGIKTTAMLIKDIRQAIKNREIETPEQLKPVLRERLCAVLSEGWTGMRLAPEPPTVILVVGVNGVGKTTTIGKLGNYYRQLGLKVLLAAGDTFRAAAIDQLEIWGQRIGAEVIKHSEGSDPAAVAFDAVQAAKARKAEIVIIDTAGRLHTKSNLMEELKKIRRVIAREIPDAPHETLLVLDATTGQNAISQAKLFGEATGVTGVVLTKLDGTAKGGVVVAIKSELGLPVKWVGVGEGVNDLRPFNAQDFAAALFTDK
- the ylxM gene encoding YlxM family DNA-binding protein, with translation MLDKVLRIGVLYDYYGALLTDRQKECLEMHYFQDYSLSEIAEEFNVSRQAVHDILRRTELILEEFETKLRLVERRQTEQKQIRQAYELLNGLPSEVLQQPQVSKALEILERLLET
- the ffh gene encoding signal recognition particle protein, whose protein sequence is MVFEGLADKLQQTFKKLRGRGKLTESDVSEALREVRMALLEADVNFKVAKDFVARVKERAVGQEVIASLTPAQHVIKIVYEELTQLMGGTQSRITISSRPPTVVMLVGLQGAGKTTTAGKLAHLLKKQNKRPLLVAADIYRPAAIKQLQVLGEKLELPVFTLGDKENPVRIAQKAIEYALSHARDIVIIDTAGRLHINEQLMDELKAIKNTVKPHEILLVVDAMTGQDAVTVAETFNEQLGIDGVILTKLDGDARGGAALSVRAVTGRPIKYVGMGEKLDALEPFYPDRMASRILGMGDVLSLIEKAEEAINLEQAREMEKKIRKEEFTLDDFLDQLQQLKKLGPLDQLLSMLPGMGNLKKLHGLELDEKEIKHVEAIIRSMTKKERRDPSIINGSRRKRIAMGSGTKVQDVNRLLKQFAEAKKMMKRLQEMQKTGKKGFKLPFMR
- the rpsP gene encoding 30S ribosomal protein S16, whose protein sequence is MAVKIRLKRMGAKKSPFYRIVVADARSPRDGRFIETLGHYDSTTEPATIKVDEEKAIDWLQKGAQPTETVKALFSKAGVLKKWDEIKRSKKEAQQ
- a CDS encoding KH domain-containing protein, which encodes MKELVEVIAKALVNNPDQVSVTAAEGANSTVYELRVASEDMGKIIGKQGRIAKAIRTVVKAAATRENKKATVEIV
- a CDS encoding YlqD family protein — protein: MMDSITLKCPITIKAKVTEELKSRLAAEIQDAIKKADMELQQIEFHAKRLMAEQAKQDAQGLVALRQQIDAERQKRIEFKNHMLERLKETAQLEIGAEIVQGSMERIVTVSVGDDLHKIMGAEILLEDGKIIAFRS